The DNA window TTGCGTGTGGACCATCGACCAGCGTGGCCGCCATTACAGAGTTGAGACGATTACCACCTATCGGATGGAGTCGCCTTGATCCAGATCAAGTGAACCCTGTCAGACGGTCTCAGAATGCTCGCCCAGCGCGGGGCCGGGCGACGATATCAAATGGTCCAGGGATCATGACTGTTGCCTCGGTCGGGTGGATTCGGCCATCTGGATCCAAGGGAGGTGGTCGAGCGACGGATCCTTGGCAGTCAAGCCGGCCTCATCTGGGCGCAGGCCAGCGTCATCATGCGGATTCACAGAGCGCTCTAACGGGCGTCGTCTCGGCGACGATCTCGGCAATGGTTGTCTCGCCGTACGCACGTTCCACCATCTCAGCGACCTGGTCGAGACGACGGTGCAGGGGGCAGAGCGTGTGATTGTGAGACTCAAGCCCGAGTGGACACCGCCGAATGCGTTCCACGACGTCAACGGCGTTCACGACCTCGAGGACAGAGATCTGCTCTGCTGGCCGCGTGAGACGAAATCCCCCGGTGCGGCCAGGGTTTGACTGTACCAGCCCAGCGCGTGCCAGGGTTTGGAGTACCTTTGACATGTACCCGGGCGGCACATGGGTGCGCCGGGCGATTTTAGCCGTCCCCACCGTCGATTCGCCTTGACTTGCAAGCCAGACGATGGCTCTCAATGCGTACTCGGCACTTTGACACATTGTCACTGTCGCTTCTCCTGCATGACGCAGCCGTAGGTTCGACAGCAGGGCTTCCACCTGCAAGGGAAGTCAAAACTTCAACCTTGACATCCAGTTTATTCTCGATATGCTTCGTAAGTCAACCTGGACGTCCAGGTTTATATACGGTGCTTGACGACCACTCGAGTCGACGGAGGAGCCACGTATGCCTGGGATGAATGCACTATCTTCGTTACTCCTTGCCGTTTCATTACTTACGAGCTTTTCTGGGTGTCATTCTTCATCGACGTATTCCGGGGCCGACCACGTCTCTTGTCCCAAGACAGCGGAAAGGAACTCAGCCATGACGGAGATCTCCCCACATATGGCGGTCGGGCAGCTGGTCGTCGAGCGTCCAAGCCGGGCCCGCATTCTTGAGCAATTTGGCATCGATTACTGCTGTGGTGGCCAACAGACCCTCGGCGAGGCCTGCGCTGCGCAGCGAATCGATACACAGGAGGTGGTCTCCGCCTTGCGTGAGGCAGACCTGGAACCCGTCGCGACGGAAGAGACGGATTGGGCGGCCGCGTCACTCGACGAACTGATCGCCAACATCCTGAACGAGCATCACGCATACTTGCGGCGCGAGTTGCCGCGCCTGTCAGGACTCACCGCCAAGGTGCATTCGGTTCACGGCCAGCGGCATCCGGAGCTCGCCGAGGTCCGTCAAACGTACGATGCCCTTCGCGCTGAACTCGAGGCGCACTTGATGAAGGAGGAGCAGATTCTGTTCCCCCTGATTCGGGCGATGGAGTCATTCCAAACGTTGGAAGCGGTTCATTGTGGCTCCGTGCAGAACCCGATCCGGGCCATGGAACACGAGCACAATTCTGCCGGCGCGGCACTCGCACAGATGCGCAAACTCACGGGCGATTTCACGCCGCCGGGCGATGGCTGCAACACCTACCGGGCGATGCTGGATGGACTGGCAGGCCTCGAGGCGGATCTCCATCGGCACATCCACAAGGAAAACAACATTCTGTTTCCACGCGCAACGGAGCTGGAGGCAACCATGGCGCAAGCGAGATCCGCCGGAAACGGCTGATGGGAGGAATTGATGTCCAATCGGAATCTGTGGTTTGCGTTGATTGTCGTCATCGGTGGCTCATTCGCGGTCCTGGGCTATTACGGCAAGGAGATCTACCGCCAGGCCCCGCCCGTACCCGAACGCGTCGTTACCACCGGTGGAAGTGTGCTGTTCACGGGACAGGATATTCGTGACGGACAAAATGTATGGCAATCAATGGGTGGACAAGAAATCGGCAGTGTCTGGGGCCACGGTTCATATGTGGCGCCCGACTGGTCGGCGGACTGGTTGCACCGGGAATGCGACTGGTTGCTCGACAGGTGGGCTCAGAAGGAGCACGGTTCGCCATTCGCCGAACTGCAAGACGAACAGCAAGCAGGGCTGCAAGCTCGTCTGAGAGATGAATTGCGGAGCAACACGTACGCCGACGACACCGGAGATATCGTTGTCTCTCCGGATCGCGCGCTCGCGATTAAGGCTGTCGGCGACCACTACGCCGCATTGTTTGGTGGCGACCCGGATTTGAGCAGTCTCCGGAATGCTTACGCGATTCCAGCCAATACGATCAAAGACCCGGAGCGTCAGGCGAAGCTTAACGCGTTCTTCTTTTGGGCGTCGTGGGCGTGTTCGACCAACCGTCCTGGAAGCGATGTTACCTATACAAACAACTGGCCGGCCGAGCGCCTGATCGGCAACCGTCCGACGGGGCCGATTGTCGTCTGGTCGGTGGTGAGCTTCGTACTGCTGCTTGCGGGCATCGCCGCGCTGGCATGGTACTTCGCTGTGCAGAAGCACAAGGAGGAGCCAGAGAATGTCGTACCGGGTCGTGATCCCTTGCTTGCGCTCCATCCCACGCCATCAATGAAGGCTACATTGAAGTACTTCTGGGTGGTGGCGGCACTAATTGTTGCGCAGGTCGGACTCGGAGCAGTGACCGCTCACTATGGCGTGGAAGGCGAGGGATTCT is part of the Phycisphaerae bacterium genome and encodes:
- a CDS encoding Rrf2 family transcriptional regulator, translating into MCQSAEYALRAIVWLASQGESTVGTAKIARRTHVPPGYMSKVLQTLARAGLVQSNPGRTGGFRLTRPAEQISVLEVVNAVDVVERIRRCPLGLESHNHTLCPLHRRLDQVAEMVERAYGETTIAEIVAETTPVRALCESA
- the ric gene encoding iron-sulfur cluster repair di-iron protein, whose amino-acid sequence is MTEISPHMAVGQLVVERPSRARILEQFGIDYCCGGQQTLGEACAAQRIDTQEVVSALREADLEPVATEETDWAAASLDELIANILNEHHAYLRRELPRLSGLTAKVHSVHGQRHPELAEVRQTYDALRAELEAHLMKEEQILFPLIRAMESFQTLEAVHCGSVQNPIRAMEHEHNSAGAALAQMRKLTGDFTPPGDGCNTYRAMLDGLAGLEADLHRHIHKENNILFPRATELEATMAQARSAGNG